From Cellulosimicrobium cellulans, the proteins below share one genomic window:
- a CDS encoding phosphotransferase, with amino-acid sequence MTLDLAPARVRPTWPDLPQPVRAAVEARLGAVVSGWTSHDGGYSQGLASTLRTSGGDVFVKAVGPEHAFTRDLYRLEARVAAALPAQAPAPKLRWVLDDDLDGAGEWVALAFDAVPGRSVATPWRDDELAAVADLARRVAQVEVSGDAPIPRFAETVEWREWEDLADRRPLGLGTYDPWVAARLDRLAALAEPWPEATVGDHLVHGDLRGDNALLVDRAALGISVRGERAGDGPVAVAVDWPYVARGAAFCDVVGMLPAVQVEGGPPPEEVLRRHPLPRDVDPDAVTCYLAALTGYFLASSLDPAPPGIPHVRAFQRAQAEVGVAWLRRRLGE; translated from the coding sequence ATGACCCTCGACCTGGCGCCCGCACGCGTACGCCCCACCTGGCCCGACCTCCCGCAGCCCGTGCGCGCCGCCGTCGAGGCACGGCTGGGCGCCGTCGTCTCGGGGTGGACGAGCCACGACGGCGGTTACTCGCAGGGGCTCGCGTCGACGCTGCGGACGAGCGGCGGGGACGTGTTCGTCAAGGCGGTCGGACCCGAGCACGCGTTCACCCGCGACCTGTACCGGCTCGAGGCGCGCGTCGCCGCGGCGCTGCCCGCGCAAGCCCCGGCGCCCAAGCTCCGGTGGGTCCTCGACGACGACCTCGACGGGGCCGGCGAGTGGGTCGCGCTCGCGTTCGACGCCGTGCCCGGCCGGTCCGTCGCCACGCCGTGGCGGGACGACGAGCTCGCCGCGGTGGCGGACCTCGCGCGCCGCGTCGCGCAGGTCGAGGTCTCCGGGGACGCGCCGATCCCGCGGTTCGCCGAGACCGTCGAGTGGCGCGAGTGGGAGGACCTGGCGGACCGCCGTCCGCTGGGCCTGGGCACGTACGACCCGTGGGTCGCGGCCCGGCTCGACCGGCTCGCCGCGCTCGCCGAGCCGTGGCCCGAGGCCACCGTGGGCGACCACCTCGTCCACGGCGACCTCCGGGGCGACAACGCCCTGCTCGTGGACCGCGCGGCTCTCGGGATCTCGGTCCGCGGCGAGCGCGCCGGGGACGGGCCCGTCGCCGTCGCCGTCGACTGGCCGTACGTCGCGCGCGGCGCCGCGTTCTGCGACGTCGTCGGCATGCTCCCGGCCGTGCAGGTCGAGGGCGGGCCGCCACCGGAGGAGGTGCTGCGCCGCCACCCGCTGCCGCGCGACGTCGACCCCGACGCCGTGACCTGCTACCTCGCGGCGCTCACCGGGTACTTCCTCGCGTCCTCGCTCGACCCGGCGCCACCGGGCATCCCGCACGTGCGGGCGTTCCAGCGGGCGCAGGCCGAGGTCGGGGTCGCGTGGCTCCGGCGCCGCCTCGGGGAGTGA
- a CDS encoding dynamin family protein gives MTASGDPGDDAVRAGVSAGDAVARDGTAPGGSVAAGAAATAGLVESLEILRGRLAAARLPLDLPGAATAREDLDLAVHQLDDYLLPRLRSHAAPLLVVVGGSTGAGKSTLVNSLLGEHVSAPGVLRPTTRAPVLVHHPLDERWFSTDRVLPGLARVSEHGSRPGGDAAPGGTVAVQPDPTRTLRLVASDALPQGLALVDAPDVDSVETANRELAAQLLAAADLWLFVTTAARYADAVPWDLLHRAAERRAQVAIVLDRVDPGAEAVADDLRRMMDENGLDAAPLFAVGESELVDGFLPEPSVAEVASWLSALGADGDARDRVATATRDGVVDDLVRRAVLVAGAADAQATSDARLRAVVGRAYDEAAATVDAATSDGALLRGEVLARWQDFVGTSELFRSVEQGVGRVRDAVAAFFRGRPAQAPQVEQAIAHGLEAVVLDATDAAAERAYGGWRADPAGTALLDGLDLSRSSAGVRTRVAEEIRGWQSDVLDLVREQGAGKRGAARALSFGINGLGLSLMVVVFASTGGLTGAEVGIAGGTAILAQKLLEAVFGDDAVRRLTRTARDRLAERVRAVLDDEARRYTAQLDALGTAEADETARTVREAARAVEAAARVERTARGRDQDAGRPAAGRHAARLLRGAGWSTSPDDAPASVPDGDDEPRRRPGFWRRLLGGERA, from the coding sequence ATGACGGCCAGCGGTGACCCCGGAGACGACGCGGTCCGCGCGGGCGTGTCCGCCGGGGACGCCGTGGCACGGGACGGCACCGCCCCGGGTGGCTCGGTCGCCGCGGGCGCCGCGGCGACGGCCGGGCTCGTCGAGTCCCTGGAGATCCTGCGCGGCCGGCTCGCCGCCGCGCGGCTGCCGCTGGATCTCCCGGGCGCGGCGACCGCGCGCGAGGACCTCGACCTCGCGGTGCACCAGCTCGACGACTACCTGCTGCCGCGCCTGCGCTCGCACGCCGCGCCGCTGCTCGTCGTGGTGGGCGGGTCGACCGGCGCGGGGAAGTCCACGCTCGTGAACTCCCTGCTCGGCGAGCACGTGTCGGCGCCCGGCGTGCTGCGTCCGACGACGCGCGCGCCCGTCCTCGTCCACCACCCGCTCGACGAGCGCTGGTTCTCGACCGACCGCGTCCTGCCGGGTCTCGCGCGCGTGAGCGAGCACGGGTCGCGTCCTGGCGGCGACGCGGCCCCGGGCGGGACCGTGGCGGTGCAGCCCGACCCGACACGCACGCTGCGGCTCGTCGCGAGCGACGCGCTGCCGCAGGGCCTCGCGCTCGTGGACGCGCCCGACGTCGACTCCGTGGAGACGGCGAACCGCGAGCTCGCGGCCCAGCTCCTCGCCGCGGCGGACCTGTGGCTCTTCGTCACGACGGCCGCGCGCTACGCCGACGCGGTCCCGTGGGACCTGCTGCACCGTGCGGCCGAGCGGCGCGCGCAGGTCGCGATCGTGCTCGACCGGGTCGACCCGGGCGCCGAGGCCGTGGCCGACGACCTGCGCCGCATGATGGACGAGAACGGGCTGGACGCCGCTCCGCTGTTCGCGGTGGGGGAGTCCGAGCTGGTCGACGGCTTCCTCCCGGAGCCCTCGGTCGCGGAGGTCGCGTCGTGGTTGTCCGCGCTGGGCGCCGACGGGGACGCGCGCGACCGGGTCGCGACCGCGACGCGGGACGGCGTCGTGGACGACCTCGTGCGCCGGGCCGTGCTCGTGGCCGGGGCCGCCGACGCCCAGGCGACGTCCGACGCGCGCCTGCGGGCCGTCGTCGGGCGCGCGTACGACGAGGCGGCGGCGACCGTGGACGCCGCGACGAGCGACGGGGCGCTGCTGCGCGGCGAGGTGCTCGCGCGCTGGCAGGACTTCGTCGGGACGAGCGAGCTGTTCCGGTCCGTGGAGCAGGGGGTCGGGCGCGTGCGCGACGCCGTCGCGGCGTTCTTCCGCGGGCGCCCGGCGCAGGCGCCTCAGGTCGAGCAGGCGATCGCGCACGGGCTGGAGGCCGTCGTGCTCGACGCGACGGACGCGGCCGCCGAGCGCGCGTACGGCGGGTGGCGCGCCGACCCGGCGGGCACGGCGCTGCTGGACGGGCTCGACCTCTCGCGGTCGTCCGCGGGCGTGCGGACACGGGTCGCGGAGGAGATCCGGGGGTGGCAGTCCGACGTCCTCGACCTGGTGCGCGAGCAGGGCGCGGGCAAGCGCGGGGCGGCGCGGGCGCTGTCGTTCGGGATCAACGGGCTCGGGCTGAGCCTCATGGTCGTGGTGTTCGCGTCGACGGGCGGCCTCACCGGCGCGGAGGTCGGCATCGCGGGCGGGACGGCGATCCTCGCGCAGAAGCTCCTCGAGGCCGTGTTCGGCGACGACGCCGTCCGGCGGCTCACGCGGACGGCGCGGGACCGCCTCGCCGAGCGGGTGCGTGCCGTGCTCGACGACGAGGCGCGGCGCTACACGGCCCAGCTCGACGCGCTCGGCACCGCGGAGGCGGACGAGACGGCGCGCACCGTGCGCGAGGCCGCCCGGGCGGTCGAGGCGGCGGCGCGGGTCGAGCGCACCGCGCGCGGGCGCGACCAGGACGCGGGCCGACCGGCCGCGGGGCGGCACGCGGCGCGGCTCCTGCGGGGCGCGGGCTGGAGCACGTCGCCGGACGACGCTCCGGCGAGCGTCCCCGACGGCGACGACGAACCGCGACGTCGGCCCGGGTTCTGGCGACGGCTGCTGGGCGGTGAGCGCGCATGA
- a CDS encoding GTPase, which produces MTIDLAARTTALETAVRAGEGRLDADLLADARTVVARARERAGLSADHTVVALAGATGSGKSSVFNALAGDELAAVGVQRPTTSHPLAAVWGTGGAHPAGGAAPGGTPGAAGAGALLDWLEVRRRHEMGTPLTSGDPDDARAGGGLRGLLRGRRAGEVTNGLVLLDLPDHDSVVVEHRVRAERLVERADLLVWVVDPQKYADAALHERYLRPLAGHGSVVVLVLNQVDRLSPADADACLADLRRLAAEDGLGDARVLGVSARTGQGLDELRGLLADAAARRRAANDRLAADVRAVARRVAAACGEPVPERAARRARDGLVDALEAAAGVPTVVAAVRGSAVRDARAATGWPVTRWVGRFRPDPLRRIGLRTGPAPGSARARATKDLGAGDGEARPELARTSLPAVPAALRAGAQTAVRDYASDATAGVPDDWALAVRRRASEGAADLADALDQAVAGTELEASRRPVWWRVVGAFQWLVLAALVVGLLWLAALWGFTYLRLPEPPTPVLTLGGPGALEMPWPTLLVLGGVVVGVVVALLSRAAAAVGGRRRAARARRRLRDAVGQVADRLVRLPVGEELSALASCRAAALVAAS; this is translated from the coding sequence ATGACGATCGACCTCGCGGCGCGCACGACCGCGCTCGAGACCGCCGTCCGTGCCGGCGAGGGCCGCCTCGACGCCGACCTGCTCGCCGACGCACGCACCGTCGTCGCCCGGGCCCGCGAGCGCGCGGGCCTCTCGGCCGACCACACCGTCGTCGCGCTCGCCGGTGCGACGGGCTCGGGCAAGTCGTCGGTCTTCAACGCGCTCGCCGGGGACGAGCTCGCGGCGGTCGGGGTCCAGCGCCCGACCACGTCGCACCCCCTGGCGGCCGTGTGGGGGACGGGCGGGGCGCACCCGGCGGGCGGCGCGGCACCCGGTGGCACCCCCGGCGCGGCGGGCGCCGGGGCCCTCCTCGACTGGCTCGAGGTGCGGCGCCGGCACGAGATGGGCACGCCGCTCACGTCGGGGGACCCGGACGACGCGCGGGCGGGCGGCGGGCTGCGCGGCCTGCTGCGGGGCCGGCGCGCGGGAGAGGTCACGAACGGCCTCGTGCTGCTCGACCTGCCCGACCACGACTCGGTGGTCGTCGAGCACCGCGTGCGCGCGGAGCGCCTCGTGGAGCGCGCGGACCTGCTCGTGTGGGTCGTCGACCCGCAGAAGTACGCGGACGCCGCGCTGCACGAGCGCTACCTGCGCCCGCTCGCGGGACACGGCTCGGTCGTCGTGCTCGTGCTCAACCAGGTCGACCGGCTCTCGCCCGCCGACGCGGACGCGTGCCTCGCGGACCTGCGCCGGCTCGCGGCGGAGGACGGGCTCGGCGACGCGCGCGTCCTCGGGGTCTCCGCGCGCACGGGGCAGGGGCTCGACGAGCTGCGCGGCCTGCTCGCGGACGCCGCGGCCCGGCGGCGGGCCGCGAACGACCGGCTCGCGGCCGACGTGCGTGCCGTGGCCCGGCGCGTCGCCGCCGCGTGCGGCGAGCCCGTCCCGGAGCGCGCCGCACGCCGGGCGCGCGACGGTCTCGTGGACGCGCTCGAGGCCGCCGCGGGCGTGCCGACGGTCGTCGCGGCCGTGCGGGGCTCGGCCGTCCGGGACGCGCGCGCCGCGACGGGCTGGCCTGTCACGCGCTGGGTCGGGCGGTTCCGGCCCGACCCGCTGCGCCGCATCGGGCTCCGTACCGGCCCCGCGCCCGGGTCGGCCCGGGCCCGTGCTACGAAGGACCTCGGCGCCGGGGACGGCGAGGCCCGTCCCGAGCTCGCGCGCACCTCGCTGCCCGCGGTCCCCGCCGCGCTCCGCGCGGGAGCGCAGACGGCCGTGCGCGACTACGCGAGCGACGCGACCGCGGGGGTGCCGGACGACTGGGCGCTGGCCGTGCGGCGTCGGGCCTCCGAGGGGGCGGCGGACCTCGCGGACGCGCTCGACCAGGCGGTCGCCGGGACGGAGCTCGAGGCGTCGCGCCGACCGGTGTGGTGGCGCGTCGTCGGCGCCTTCCAGTGGCTCGTGCTCGCGGCGCTCGTCGTCGGGCTGCTGTGGCTCGCCGCGCTGTGGGGGTTCACCTACCTGCGCCTGCCCGAGCCGCCGACGCCGGTCCTGACGCTCGGGGGCCCCGGTGCGCTCGAGATGCCGTGGCCGACGCTGCTCGTGCTCGGAGGGGTCGTCGTCGGCGTCGTCGTCGCGCTCCTCTCGCGCGCGGCCGCGGCGGTGGGTGGGCGACGCCGCGCCGCGCGGGCCCGACGCCGGCTGCGCGACGCCGTCGGCCAGGTCGCCGACCGCCTCGTGCGGCTCCCGGTGGGCGAGGAGCTGTCGGCGCTCGCGAGCTGCCGCGCCGCGGCCCTCGTCGCCGCGTCCTGA